Proteins from a single region of Candidatus Rokuibacteriota bacterium:
- the pheS gene encoding phenylalanine--tRNA ligase subunit alpha: protein MAPDPRVQQIRDRALAEIAAALSTADLEQIRIRILGRSGELTSLLRSLGAVPAADRPRVGQAANRAKAEIEERVAARLEALQAHERSRAREAERVDLTLPGRFTPPGAVHPITRVQDEIIAIFEGLGFSVAEGPEVESDYYNFAALNFPDDHPARDMQDTFHLSPDTLLRTHTSPVQIRAMKAQRPPVRIICPGKVYRRDADITHSPMFHQVEGLAVDAHITMGDLKGTLELFAREMFGSRSRIRFRPSFFPFTEPSAEVDVLCFLCGGEGCRVCKQDGWLEILGPGMVHPN from the coding sequence GTGGCGCCGGACCCGCGGGTCCAGCAGATCCGCGACCGGGCGCTGGCCGAGATCGCCGCCGCCCTGTCCACCGCCGACCTCGAGCAGATCCGCATCAGGATCCTCGGGCGCTCCGGTGAGCTGACCTCGCTGCTGCGCTCGCTGGGCGCCGTCCCGGCGGCCGACCGCCCGCGGGTCGGACAGGCGGCGAACCGCGCCAAGGCCGAGATCGAGGAGCGCGTCGCTGCGCGCCTCGAGGCGCTCCAGGCCCACGAGCGGAGCCGGGCCCGGGAGGCTGAGCGGGTGGATCTCACCCTCCCCGGACGCTTCACGCCTCCGGGCGCCGTCCACCCCATCACCCGCGTCCAGGACGAGATCATCGCCATCTTCGAGGGGCTCGGCTTCTCGGTCGCCGAGGGCCCCGAGGTGGAGTCTGACTACTACAACTTCGCCGCGCTCAACTTCCCCGACGACCACCCGGCCCGGGACATGCAGGACACCTTCCACCTCTCGCCGGACACGCTGCTGCGGACCCACACCTCGCCGGTGCAGATCAGGGCCATGAAGGCCCAGCGCCCGCCGGTGCGGATCATCTGCCCGGGCAAGGTCTACCGCCGGGACGCCGACATCACCCATTCGCCCATGTTCCACCAGGTCGAGGGGCTGGCGGTGGACGCCCACATCACCATGGGCGACCTCAAGGGGACGCTGGAGCTGTTCGCGCGGGAGATGTTCGGCAGCCGCTCGCGCATCCGTTTCCGTCCCTCGTTCTTCCCGTTCACGGAGCCCTCCGCCGAGGTGGACGTGCTCTGTTTCCTCTGCGGGGGCGAGGGCTGCCGCGTCTGCAAGCAGGACGGGTGGCTCGAGATCCTGGGCCCGGGCATGGTGCATCCCAACG
- the rplT gene encoding 50S ribosomal protein L20: protein MPRAKGGAKTRQRRKKVLKRAKGYFGGRRKLHRTAAETVLRAGAFAYRGRKQKKRRARSLWIIRVNAACRQLGLSYSAFMSGLRKAGIGLDRKILAELAVQDPTAFAKLAETARTASRA from the coding sequence ATGCCACGGGCCAAGGGCGGGGCCAAGACCCGCCAGCGCAGGAAGAAGGTGCTGAAGAGGGCGAAGGGCTACTTCGGCGGCCGGCGAAAGCTCCACCGCACGGCGGCCGAGACCGTGCTCCGCGCGGGCGCCTTCGCCTACCGGGGGCGCAAGCAGAAGAAGCGGCGGGCGCGCTCGCTCTGGATCATCCGCGTCAACGCGGCGTGCCGGCAGCTGGGCCTTTCCTACTCCGCCTTCATGTCGGGGCTCAGGAAAGCCGGCATCGGCCTCGACCGGAAGATCCTCGCGGAGCTGGCCGTCCAGGACCCGACCGCCTTCGCCAAGCTGGCGGAGACGGCGCGAACGGCGAGCCGCGCCTGA